A window of the Acidimicrobiales bacterium genome harbors these coding sequences:
- a CDS encoding error-prone DNA polymerase, with protein sequence MGWQNSKMPWRELEAQLSDRARPPAPARPEGADGGDSPAWSRKREPYVPPSTAIGRRPAAAPYAELHCHSSFSFLDGASDPERLVEESARLGHEALAITDHNGFYGVVRFAEAARAVGLPTVFGSELTVDKLDISQAQPDPDGTHLLVLARDPKGYAALARVISEAQLAGEKGAPRFSMSSLDRWLEPGEEQHWLVLTGCRKGAVPRALEREGPAAAARALDSLIGRFGRSNVAVELWDHGSPLDSVRNDALVELAMRAGVDIIATNNVHYATPADRRLATAMAAVRARRSLNEMDGWLPATSSAHLRSGDEQLRRFVRYPGVVERAAELGRECAFDLALVAPRLPPFPCPDGLSEMGFLRRLVEEAAVHRYGTRDNEYVPGAWNQLDRELDLIEHLGFPGYFLVVWDIVDFCRRNDIYCQGRGSAANSAVCYVLGITKADAVSLGLLFERFLSPERDGPPDIDLDIESDRREEAIQYVYERHGRRHAAQVANVITYRAKSAIRDAAKALGYATGQQDAFSKATDRWSGLKKQTSRQQQPGQRQQDALDLPADVLELAQQFEDLPRHLGIHSGGMVMCDRPVIEVCPVERARMENRTVLQWDKDDCAAAGLVKFDLLGLGMLSALHYAVDLITEHHIPDYGEPVDLAAIPQEEAVYDMLCRADSVGVFQVESRAQMSTLPRLKPRNFYDLVVEVALIRPGPIQGGSVHPYIRRRNGEEPVTYLHPLLEGALEKTLGIPLFQEQLMQMAIDVAGFAPGEADELRQAMGSKRSRARMERLRQRFFAGMAERGVTLDIGEQIWNKLAAFANYGFPESHSISFAYLVYASSWLKLHYPAAFCAALLRAQPMGFYSPHSLVQDARRHGVPTLTPDINISLDHASLERIADGVAEPEITSPGASSIAAERLDHGWAVRLGIGSVRHIGEELAATIVAGQPYASIEDVARRTGANREQLEALASAGAFDSLGSKKQQGSGQQGSGEQVSGQQGSSRRQALWTAGAVAQATGRGRLEGIVTGTHAPQLPGMGDKEEALIDLWATGVAPDGHPTRFLRAELDRKGVVRACDLANCDDASKVWIAGVVTHRQRPATASGTTFIGLEDESGLINVVVSLGCWTRFGRVARNAPALLIRGRVQRQGAVVNIVAERIEPLPITNEVEGRVDQNATELRDATASMSRDFR encoded by the coding sequence ATGGGCTGGCAGAACTCGAAGATGCCATGGCGAGAACTCGAAGCGCAGCTGTCGGATCGCGCTCGTCCGCCTGCCCCTGCCAGGCCGGAGGGGGCCGACGGTGGCGATTCGCCGGCATGGTCCCGCAAGCGGGAACCTTACGTGCCGCCCTCGACAGCCATCGGCCGTCGACCGGCAGCGGCGCCCTATGCCGAGTTGCACTGCCACTCGTCGTTCAGTTTCCTCGATGGGGCGAGCGATCCGGAACGACTGGTCGAGGAATCGGCCCGGTTGGGCCACGAGGCATTGGCCATCACGGACCACAACGGGTTCTACGGCGTGGTCCGCTTCGCCGAGGCGGCGCGGGCTGTTGGCCTGCCCACCGTGTTCGGCTCGGAGCTCACGGTCGACAAGCTCGACATCTCGCAGGCCCAGCCCGACCCCGACGGCACCCACCTCCTGGTGCTGGCCCGCGACCCCAAGGGCTATGCCGCACTGGCCCGGGTCATCAGCGAGGCCCAGCTGGCGGGGGAGAAGGGGGCGCCCCGGTTCTCGATGTCGTCGCTCGATCGGTGGCTCGAACCGGGAGAGGAGCAGCACTGGTTGGTGCTCACCGGCTGTCGCAAGGGGGCCGTGCCCCGGGCGCTCGAGCGAGAGGGACCGGCGGCCGCAGCACGAGCGCTCGACTCGCTGATCGGCCGCTTCGGGCGCTCGAACGTGGCGGTGGAGCTGTGGGACCACGGCAGCCCGCTCGACAGCGTTCGCAACGACGCCCTGGTCGAGCTGGCCATGCGGGCCGGTGTCGACATCATCGCCACCAACAACGTGCATTACGCCACCCCGGCCGATCGTCGCCTGGCCACGGCCATGGCCGCCGTTCGAGCCCGCCGCAGCCTCAACGAGATGGACGGCTGGCTGCCCGCCACCTCGAGCGCCCACCTGCGCTCGGGCGACGAGCAGCTGCGCCGGTTCGTTCGCTATCCCGGTGTGGTCGAGCGAGCCGCCGAGCTCGGTCGCGAGTGTGCCTTCGACCTCGCTCTCGTTGCCCCGAGACTCCCACCCTTCCCGTGCCCGGACGGGCTGAGCGAAATGGGGTTCCTCCGGCGGTTGGTCGAGGAAGCGGCCGTGCACCGCTACGGAACGCGCGACAACGAGTACGTCCCCGGGGCATGGAACCAACTCGATCGGGAGCTCGACCTCATCGAGCATCTGGGGTTTCCTGGCTACTTCCTGGTGGTGTGGGACATCGTCGACTTCTGTCGCCGCAACGACATCTACTGCCAGGGCCGCGGCTCGGCCGCCAACTCGGCGGTGTGCTACGTGCTCGGCATCACCAAGGCCGACGCCGTCTCGCTCGGCCTGCTGTTCGAGCGATTCCTCTCCCCGGAGCGAGACGGTCCGCCCGACATCGACCTCGACATCGAATCCGACCGCCGGGAAGAGGCGATCCAGTACGTCTACGAACGCCATGGTCGCCGTCACGCGGCCCAGGTCGCCAACGTCATCACGTATCGGGCGAAGTCGGCGATCCGTGACGCCGCCAAGGCACTGGGCTACGCCACCGGCCAACAAGACGCCTTCTCGAAGGCCACCGATCGCTGGTCGGGACTCAAGAAGCAGACCAGTCGGCAACAGCAACCTGGCCAGCGACAGCAGGACGCGCTCGACCTCCCGGCCGACGTCCTCGAGTTGGCCCAGCAGTTCGAGGACCTGCCCCGCCATCTCGGCATCCACTCGGGAGGCATGGTCATGTGTGATCGACCGGTCATCGAGGTGTGCCCGGTCGAACGGGCTCGAATGGAAAACCGGACCGTCCTGCAGTGGGACAAGGACGACTGCGCGGCCGCCGGTCTGGTGAAGTTCGATCTGCTCGGGCTGGGCATGCTCTCGGCGCTGCACTACGCCGTCGATCTGATCACCGAGCACCACATCCCCGACTACGGCGAACCGGTCGACCTCGCCGCCATCCCCCAGGAGGAAGCGGTCTACGACATGCTGTGCCGGGCCGATTCGGTCGGGGTCTTCCAGGTGGAGTCCCGGGCCCAGATGTCGACCCTGCCCCGTCTCAAGCCTCGCAACTTTTACGACCTGGTGGTCGAGGTCGCCCTGATCCGACCCGGTCCCATTCAGGGCGGCTCGGTCCACCCCTACATCCGGCGCCGCAACGGCGAGGAACCGGTCACCTACCTGCATCCACTGTTGGAGGGAGCGCTCGAGAAGACCCTCGGGATCCCACTGTTCCAGGAACAGCTGATGCAGATGGCCATCGACGTCGCCGGGTTCGCCCCCGGTGAGGCCGACGAACTGCGCCAGGCCATGGGGTCGAAGCGGAGTCGGGCCCGCATGGAGCGACTACGTCAGCGGTTCTTCGCCGGTATGGCCGAGCGTGGGGTGACGCTCGACATCGGCGAGCAGATCTGGAACAAGCTCGCCGCCTTCGCCAACTACGGCTTCCCCGAGAGCCACTCGATCAGCTTCGCCTACCTGGTCTATGCCTCGTCGTGGTTGAAGCTGCACTACCCGGCCGCCTTCTGCGCCGCTCTGCTCCGCGCCCAACCGATGGGGTTCTACTCGCCGCATTCGCTGGTGCAAGACGCCCGTCGGCACGGTGTCCCCACGTTGACGCCCGACATCAACATCTCGCTCGACCATGCGTCGTTGGAGCGGATCGCCGACGGTGTGGCCGAGCCCGAGATCACCAGCCCCGGTGCCTCGTCGATCGCCGCCGAGCGGCTCGACCACGGGTGGGCCGTTCGGTTGGGTATCGGCTCGGTGCGCCACATCGGTGAAGAGCTGGCGGCCACCATCGTCGCCGGTCAGCCCTACGCCTCGATCGAAGACGTCGCCCGTCGCACCGGCGCCAACCGTGAGCAGTTGGAAGCGCTGGCCAGTGCCGGGGCGTTCGACTCGCTCGGCAGCAAGAAACAACAGGGCTCGGGGCAGCAGGGTTCGGGAGAGCAGGTTTCGGGGCAGCAGGGTTCGAGCCGGCGTCAGGCGTTGTGGACCGCCGGTGCGGTGGCGCAGGCCACGGGTCGGGGCCGGCTCGAGGGGATCGTCACGGGCACGCATGCCCCGCAACTCCCCGGCATGGGCGACAAGGAGGAGGCGCTGATCGACCTGTGGGCCACCGGGGTGGCACCTGATGGCCACCCCACCCGGTTCCTGCGGGCCGAGCTCGATCGCAAGGGTGTGGTGCGGGCCTGTGATCTCGCCAACTGCGACGACGCTTCGAAGGTGTGGATCGCCGGCGTCGTCACCCATCGCCAGCGACCGGCAACGGCGTCGGGCACCACGTTCATCGGTCTGGAAGACGAATCCGGGCTCATCAACGTGGTGGTATCGCTGGGATGCTGGACCCGCTTCGGACGGGTGGCCAGGAACGCACCGGCGTTGCTGATCCGGGGCCGGGTCCAACGTCAGGGCGCCGTGGTCAACATCGTGGCCGAGCGGATCGAACCGCTGCCGATCACCAACGAGGTCGAGGGGCGGGTCGACCAGAACGCCACCGAACTGCGCGACGCCACGGCCAGCATGAGCCGCGACTTCCGCTGA
- a CDS encoding MFS transporter: MTTGSATTIPARSADQLDSARGWWVVAAAVTSMFAVFGVGYSFGTFFKPMADDFDAGSGATALVFSITIALSFLLAPVTGKLADRFGPRPVLWLGATSILAGLLATAATPNLYLGYVTYGVGVGLAIACGYVPMVATVGGWFERRRAMAMGMAVAGIGLGTLVGAPLSARLIGATSWRTTFVIYACGCAGLLLLASIPARFGPAAVPSSSPRSIRELFRLRDFRLLYLSSLSVTFGLFVPFVFLAKYADERDIGSVAAASLVGLIGGSSVVGRLGLGGMADRLGPMRLYRFSFVVMALSHLIWFAAGSSFALLATYAIILGLGYGGFIAISPAVVASRFGLDNLGGTLGTLYTSAAFGSLCGPPIAGLLIDGPGYGTAILAAAAISGVGALVLTRIP; the protein is encoded by the coding sequence GTGACCACTGGCTCCGCGACGACCATCCCGGCCCGCTCGGCCGACCAGCTCGACAGTGCCCGAGGGTGGTGGGTCGTTGCGGCCGCGGTCACCTCGATGTTCGCCGTGTTCGGCGTCGGCTACAGCTTCGGCACCTTCTTCAAGCCGATGGCCGACGACTTCGACGCCGGGTCCGGGGCCACCGCCCTCGTGTTCAGCATCACGATCGCCCTGTCGTTCCTGCTCGCGCCGGTCACCGGCAAGCTGGCCGACCGCTTCGGTCCACGCCCGGTGCTGTGGCTCGGAGCGACATCGATCCTCGCCGGCCTGCTGGCAACGGCGGCCACACCGAACCTCTACCTCGGCTACGTGACCTACGGCGTCGGCGTCGGTCTCGCCATCGCCTGCGGCTACGTGCCGATGGTGGCGACGGTCGGCGGCTGGTTCGAGCGTCGCCGGGCAATGGCGATGGGCATGGCGGTCGCGGGGATCGGGCTGGGCACGCTGGTCGGCGCGCCGCTGTCGGCCCGCCTCATCGGCGCCACGTCGTGGCGCACCACGTTCGTGATCTACGCCTGCGGGTGCGCCGGGCTGTTGCTCTTGGCATCGATTCCGGCTCGGTTCGGGCCGGCGGCGGTGCCGTCCTCGTCGCCCCGGTCCATTCGCGAACTCTTCCGTTTGCGTGACTTCCGACTGCTCTATCTGTCGAGCCTGTCCGTCACGTTCGGATTGTTCGTGCCGTTCGTGTTCCTCGCCAAGTACGCCGACGAGCGAGACATCGGTTCGGTCGCCGCTGCCAGCCTGGTGGGGTTGATCGGCGGTTCGAGTGTGGTCGGCCGGCTCGGGCTCGGCGGCATGGCCGATCGGCTCGGCCCGATGCGGTTGTACCGCTTCTCGTTCGTGGTCATGGCACTGAGCCATCTCATCTGGTTCGCCGCCGGTTCGAGCTTCGCCCTCCTGGCGACCTACGCCATCATCCTGGGCCTGGGCTACGGCGGCTTCATCGCCATCTCGCCGGCCGTGGTCGCCAGCCGATTCGGCCTCGACAACCTCGGTGGCACGCTGGGCACGCTCTACACCTCGGCGGCGTTCGGCAGCCTGTGCGGCCCACCGATTGCCGGTCTGCTCATCGACGGACCCGGCTACGGCACGGCGATCCTGGCGGCTGCTGCGATCAGCGGGGTGGGAGCGTTGGTGCTCACTCGGATCCCCTAA
- the typA gene encoding translational GTPase TypA: protein MATRSDLRNVAIVAHVDHGKTTLVDAMLRQTGAFRVNEAVADRVMDSGDLEKEKGITILAKNTSVVWNGITLNIVDTPGHADFGGEVERALTMVDGIVLLVDAAEGPLPQTRFVLRKALARDLPVILVINKVDRPDARIADVVDEVYELFLDIDARDDQIEFPIVYCAARDGWASLDQDVKGENLEPLFELMVEHIPAPFYEEGHPLQAWVTNLDSSPYLGRLALCRIMNGTLTKGQSVSLSRVDGSLQRVKLSELYLTQALTRVPAESAGPGDLVAVAGIEDILIGETLVDAEDPRPMPVIEVDQPSLSMTIGINTSPLAGQSGSKLTARLVKGRIDSELVGNMSLRVLPTDRPDAWEVQARGELQLAILVEQMRREGFELTVGKPQVVTREIDGKVHEPVERVTIDVPEEFLGAVTQLLAARKGAMANMVNHGTGWVRLDYLVPARGLIGFRTEFMTETRGTGVLNQSFEGYEPWFGEIRVRRTGSLVADRKGPVTAYALISLQERAQMLVAPTADVYTGMIVGENSRTEDMDVNVCREKQLTNHRAASSDATVKLTPPKVLSLEQALEFIADDECVEVTPDHVRLRKVELDPIARARVVKARKAAAQAANA from the coding sequence ATGGCGACGCGCTCTGATCTTCGCAACGTGGCCATCGTGGCCCACGTCGACCACGGCAAGACCACCCTGGTCGATGCCATGCTCCGCCAGACGGGAGCGTTCCGGGTCAATGAGGCCGTGGCCGACCGGGTCATGGACTCCGGCGACCTCGAGAAGGAAAAGGGCATCACGATCCTCGCCAAGAACACCTCGGTGGTCTGGAACGGCATCACGCTCAACATCGTCGACACCCCCGGCCACGCCGACTTCGGCGGCGAGGTCGAGCGAGCCCTCACCATGGTCGACGGGATCGTCCTCCTGGTCGACGCCGCCGAGGGTCCGCTCCCTCAGACCCGGTTCGTCCTCCGCAAGGCGCTCGCTCGCGACCTGCCGGTCATCCTCGTGATCAACAAGGTCGACCGCCCCGACGCCCGCATCGCCGACGTCGTCGACGAGGTCTACGAGCTCTTCCTCGACATCGACGCCCGCGATGACCAGATCGAGTTCCCGATCGTCTATTGCGCGGCGCGTGACGGCTGGGCATCGCTCGACCAAGACGTCAAGGGTGAGAACCTCGAACCACTCTTCGAGCTGATGGTCGAGCACATCCCGGCTCCGTTCTACGAAGAGGGCCACCCGCTGCAGGCATGGGTCACCAACCTCGACTCCTCGCCCTACCTCGGTCGCCTCGCACTGTGCCGCATCATGAACGGCACGCTCACCAAGGGCCAGTCGGTGTCGCTCAGCCGAGTCGACGGTTCGCTCCAGCGAGTCAAGCTCAGCGAGCTCTACCTCACCCAGGCTCTCACTCGTGTGCCGGCCGAATCTGCCGGACCGGGCGACCTCGTCGCCGTCGCCGGCATCGAGGACATCCTCATCGGCGAGACCCTGGTCGACGCCGAAGACCCCCGCCCCATGCCCGTCATCGAGGTCGACCAGCCGTCGCTGTCGATGACCATTGGTATCAACACCTCGCCGCTCGCCGGCCAGAGCGGCTCGAAGCTCACCGCCCGACTGGTCAAGGGCAGGATCGACTCCGAACTGGTCGGCAACATGAGCCTCCGGGTCCTCCCCACCGATCGTCCCGACGCCTGGGAAGTCCAGGCCCGCGGCGAGCTCCAGCTCGCCATCCTCGTCGAGCAGATGCGCCGTGAGGGATTCGAACTGACCGTCGGCAAGCCCCAGGTCGTGACCCGCGAGATCGACGGCAAGGTGCACGAACCGGTCGAGCGCGTCACCATCGACGTGCCCGAGGAGTTCCTCGGCGCCGTCACCCAGCTCCTCGCCGCCCGCAAAGGTGCGATGGCCAACATGGTCAACCACGGCACGGGCTGGGTCCGGCTCGACTACCTGGTGCCGGCCCGAGGTCTCATCGGGTTCCGCACCGAGTTCATGACCGAGACCCGCGGCACCGGGGTGCTCAACCAGAGTTTCGAGGGCTACGAGCCGTGGTTCGGCGAGATCCGTGTGCGTCGCACCGGCTCACTCGTCGCCGATCGCAAGGGCCCCGTCACCGCCTACGCCCTCATCTCGCTGCAGGAGCGGGCACAGATGCTGGTGGCACCGACGGCCGATGTCTACACCGGCATGATCGTCGGCGAGAACAGCCGCACCGAAGACATGGACGTCAACGTCTGCCGTGAGAAGCAGCTGACCAACCACCGCGCCGCCTCGTCCGACGCCACCGTGAAGCTGACCCCGCCGAAGGTGCTGTCACTCGAGCAGGCGCTCGAGTTCATCGCCGACGACGAGTGTGTCGAGGTCACCCCTGACCACGTTCGCCTGCGCAAGGTCGAACTCGATCCCATCGCCCGGGCTCGCGTCGTCAAGGCCCGCAAGGCCGCGGCGCAGGCAGCCAACGCCTGA
- a CDS encoding NUDIX domain-containing protein: protein MSEPTTGATPAFDPHADTPAFDPHAVPISHAATVMLLADRPGLDGAPSLHVLMLRRTARLVFAPAAWVFPGGRVDPEDHHDDFDTMFTGLSDAEATTILDVPSGGLAWWLAACRETFEEAGLLLAADRTDVDLVEMRRRVREDESVFADLVLEHGITLDASGIEEVARFITPLGSPRRFDARFFVAHAPADQVPEHDDGEIVAWEWIRPDDALERWSAGEFEMISPTVRMVACLGRFDTADAVMAAAARRLPYQRVRVIDPEGAYHVVLPGEDGYETAELEVESGWVRLWTTEG, encoded by the coding sequence ATGAGCGAGCCGACCACGGGAGCCACACCGGCGTTCGACCCTCACGCTGACACACCAGCGTTCGACCCTCACGCTGTCCCCATCTCGCACGCCGCCACCGTCATGCTCCTCGCCGACCGGCCGGGTCTCGACGGTGCCCCCTCGCTCCATGTCCTGATGCTGCGCCGCACGGCACGGCTGGTTTTTGCCCCAGCGGCGTGGGTCTTCCCTGGCGGACGGGTCGATCCCGAAGACCACCACGACGACTTCGACACGATGTTCACCGGTCTCTCCGATGCCGAGGCGACCACCATCCTCGACGTGCCGTCCGGCGGCCTCGCGTGGTGGCTCGCCGCCTGTCGTGAAACGTTCGAGGAGGCGGGCCTGCTCCTCGCCGCCGACCGGACCGACGTCGACCTGGTCGAGATGCGGCGCCGGGTACGAGAGGACGAATCGGTCTTCGCCGACCTCGTGCTCGAACACGGCATCACGCTCGACGCCTCGGGCATCGAAGAGGTGGCCCGCTTCATCACACCCCTGGGATCACCCCGACGCTTCGACGCCCGGTTCTTCGTCGCCCACGCCCCCGCCGATCAAGTTCCCGAGCACGACGACGGCGAGATCGTGGCCTGGGAGTGGATTCGCCCCGACGACGCGCTCGAACGGTGGAGTGCAGGTGAATTCGAGATGATTTCCCCCACGGTGCGCATGGTCGCCTGCCTCGGTCGGTTCGACACCGCCGATGCCGTGATGGCGGCCGCCGCTCGTCGCCTGCCCTACCAGCGGGTGCGGGTGATCGACCCCGAAGGGGCCTACCACGTGGTGTTGCCAGGCGAGGATGGCTACGAGACGGCCGAGCTCGAGGTAGAGAGCGGCTGGGTTCGGCTGTGGACCACCGAGGGCTGA
- a CDS encoding magnesium transporter encodes MSFINARRSDRKWQPLRSFLGPARDDAAQSLLALLLSATTSLITGLTIAAFESKFRQFPGLLLFIPAAIGLNGNVFGPLGGRLSTAIRMGTLNWTWRSDTVLGQNVLAALASSLGAAVGLSFLAEGFVLLVGNEGSDPIGLADFIVVAVFGGMMAALVVLAITLGLAVGSARFGWDLDNVTAPLVSASGDFVTLPALLIATTFIQRGRLTEILAAGVVAVAIVAGLVLVRSGYALCKRIAFESLPVLVAAGSMSLVAGLLLERSISQFLNYTVLLVMLPGFLSAAGALGGILSSRLATKVHLGFIERAMIPEGEARDDIKIAFILALPIFGYVSVTAAVVGSWFGKTSPGALDLLLVSVTGGFAVTAFVAMIAYYGTLLVVRFGLDPDNHGIPLVSASLDVIGASTLVAALTLWGVA; translated from the coding sequence GTGTCGTTCATCAACGCTCGACGCTCGGACCGGAAGTGGCAGCCGCTGCGCAGCTTCCTCGGTCCGGCCCGAGACGATGCGGCGCAGAGCCTCCTCGCCCTTCTGCTGTCGGCGACGACGAGCCTCATCACCGGCCTCACCATTGCGGCGTTCGAGTCGAAGTTTCGGCAGTTTCCCGGCCTGCTGCTGTTCATCCCCGCCGCGATCGGGCTGAACGGGAACGTATTCGGTCCACTCGGTGGACGCCTGTCGACCGCCATCCGCATGGGCACGCTGAACTGGACGTGGCGGTCTGACACCGTGCTCGGCCAGAACGTCCTGGCGGCGCTCGCATCATCGCTCGGCGCCGCCGTCGGACTCAGCTTCCTCGCCGAGGGATTCGTTCTCTTGGTCGGCAACGAAGGGAGCGATCCGATCGGTCTCGCCGACTTCATCGTGGTCGCCGTGTTCGGCGGGATGATGGCGGCACTCGTGGTGCTGGCCATCACGCTGGGCCTCGCCGTGGGGTCTGCTCGCTTCGGATGGGACCTCGACAACGTGACGGCGCCGCTCGTCTCGGCATCTGGCGACTTCGTGACGCTGCCGGCGCTCTTGATCGCCACGACGTTCATCCAGCGAGGTCGACTGACCGAGATCCTCGCTGCGGGCGTCGTCGCCGTTGCGATCGTCGCCGGGCTCGTGCTGGTCCGATCCGGCTATGCGCTGTGCAAGCGCATCGCGTTCGAGTCCCTTCCGGTGCTGGTTGCTGCCGGGAGCATGAGCCTGGTTGCGGGCCTGCTGCTCGAACGCTCGATCTCACAGTTCTTGAACTACACGGTCCTCCTCGTGATGCTCCCCGGGTTCCTGAGCGCTGCCGGAGCGCTGGGTGGCATCTTGTCGAGTCGCCTCGCCACCAAGGTCCACCTCGGCTTCATCGAGCGGGCGATGATCCCCGAGGGCGAGGCTCGAGACGACATCAAGATCGCCTTCATTCTCGCTCTCCCGATCTTCGGCTACGTGTCGGTGACCGCCGCCGTCGTCGGCAGCTGGTTCGGCAAGACCTCACCGGGAGCGCTCGACCTGCTCCTCGTGTCGGTCACCGGTGGATTCGCCGTGACGGCGTTCGTTGCGATGATCGCCTACTACGGCACTCTGCTCGTCGTCCGCTTCGGTCTCGATCCCGACAACCATGGGATCCCCCTGGTCTCGGCGAGCCTCGACGTGATCGGCGCGTCCACTCTGGTCGCGGCGCTGACCCTGTGGGGCGTGGCATGA
- a CDS encoding TrkA C-terminal domain-containing protein: MESRNLREMLAEAKDTSELMVDLAYAALYFDDADMADEVDELENEISSLVHRMRTLCIVAVRNPREAEAMAAVLQVISALERIANDAVDIARIVTRRLGIPRELVMDLTDAEEISHRVEVAGGSHFANRPVSAFELPVVTGMRIMAIRRARSWLVDPGGDEILQSGDVLFLRGSPDGIARLRELAGAPMWNPPPLVESAVLTDLDRAVDTLIEMKNLSEVAVGLAYSSLIYRDRSLAAEVRHLEDRLDEMNHRLELWVLRCATDGADPAPLRGLLHLGAAAEDIGDQARAMVWMIEQSTELHPVLGIALGDTDDVVVRMPVGVGAEVHGRTLAELELPIEPGFNVLAIEREGRYWYRPRKHVDLREGDLVLASGPEEGRSALAELLGWRYEEDDDGEIELSPLSAS; the protein is encoded by the coding sequence ATGGAATCTCGCAATCTTCGAGAGATGCTGGCCGAGGCCAAGGACACCAGCGAACTCATGGTCGACCTTGCGTACGCAGCGCTCTACTTCGACGACGCCGACATGGCCGACGAGGTCGACGAACTCGAGAACGAGATCTCCAGTCTCGTACACCGAATGCGGACCCTGTGCATCGTTGCGGTTCGCAATCCGCGTGAGGCCGAGGCCATGGCCGCGGTGCTGCAGGTGATCTCGGCGCTCGAGCGCATCGCCAACGACGCCGTCGACATCGCCCGGATCGTGACCCGTCGGTTGGGCATCCCTCGCGAATTGGTGATGGACCTCACCGATGCCGAGGAGATCTCGCATCGCGTCGAGGTGGCCGGCGGTTCACACTTCGCCAACCGCCCGGTGTCGGCCTTCGAGCTGCCGGTGGTGACCGGCATGCGCATCATGGCGATCCGACGGGCCCGATCGTGGCTGGTCGATCCCGGAGGCGACGAGATCCTGCAATCGGGCGACGTGCTGTTCCTGCGGGGCTCTCCCGATGGCATCGCCCGACTGCGTGAGTTGGCCGGCGCTCCCATGTGGAACCCGCCACCATTGGTGGAGTCGGCGGTGCTGACCGACCTCGATCGGGCGGTCGACACGCTCATCGAGATGAAGAACCTGTCCGAGGTGGCGGTCGGCCTCGCCTACTCGTCGCTGATCTACCGCGACCGCAGCCTCGCGGCCGAGGTGCGCCACCTCGAGGACCGACTCGACGAGATGAACCATCGCCTCGAACTGTGGGTGCTGCGCTGCGCGACCGACGGTGCCGATCCGGCGCCCCTGCGGGGCCTGCTGCATCTCGGCGCGGCGGCGGAGGACATCGGCGACCAGGCTCGAGCCATGGTGTGGATGATCGAACAGTCGACCGAACTCCACCCCGTGCTCGGCATCGCGCTCGGCGACACCGACGACGTGGTGGTGCGAATGCCGGTCGGCGTCGGTGCCGAGGTGCACGGACGAACGCTGGCCGAGCTCGAACTTCCGATCGAGCCCGGCTTCAACGTGTTGGCCATCGAACGAGAAGGTCGGTACTGGTACCGGCCCCGCAAGCACGTCGACCTTCGAGAGGGCGACCTCGTGCTGGCGTCCGGCCCGGAAGAGGGCCGATCGGCGCTCGCCGAGTTGCTCGGCTGGCGCTACGAGGAGGACGACGACGGCGAGATCGAACTCTCGCCCCTGTCGGCCTCGTGA